A section of the Telopea speciosissima isolate NSW1024214 ecotype Mountain lineage chromosome 3, Tspe_v1, whole genome shotgun sequence genome encodes:
- the LOC122655886 gene encoding probable protein phosphatase 2C 60 isoform X2 produces the protein MGIYLSTPKTDKFSEDGGNDRLKYGLSSMQGWRATMEDAHAAYPDLDTSTSFFGVYDGHGGKVVAKFCAKYLHQQFLKNEANSAGDLGTSVQKAFFRMDEMMRGQRGWRELAVLGDKINKFTGMIEGLIWSPRSGEPNDQLDDWAFEEGPHSDFTGPTSGSTACVAIIRNNQVVVANAGDSRCVISRKGQAYNLSRDHKPDLEVEKERILKAGGFIHAGRVNGSLNLARAIGDMEFKQNKFLPAEKQVVTANPDINTVELCGDDDFIVLACDGIW, from the exons ATGGGTATATATCTCAGCACCCCAAAAACTGATAAGTTCTCTGAAGATGGTGGGAATGACAGACTTAAGTATGGTTTGTCCTCCATGCAAGGATGGCGTGCAACCATGGAAGATGCT CATGCAGCATATCCCGATCTGGACACTTCCACATCTTTCTTTGGTGTTTATGATGGTCATGGGG GTAAAGTAGTTGCTAAATTCTGTGCGAAGTACCTTCACCAACAGTTTCTCAAAAATGAAGCAAATTCAGCTGGGGATTTGGGTACTTCAGTCCAGAAAGcttttttcag AATGGATGAGATGATGCGGGGACAGAGAGGGTGGAGAGAGTTAGCTGTATTGGGAGACAAGATAAACAAGTTTACTGGCATGATAGAAGGGTTGATATGGTCTCCAAGGAGTGGGGAACCAAATGACCAACTTGATGATTGGGCTTTTGAGGAG GGGCCCCACTCTGATTTCACTGGACCAACATCTGGAAGCACGGCTTGTGTTGCAATTATCCGAAACAATCAAGTTGTCGTTGCAAATGCCGGTGATTCTCGGTGTGTAATATCTAGGAAGGGGCAG GCATACAATTTATCAAGAGATCACAAACCTGACCTTGAGGTTGAGAAAGAAAGGATCTTAAAGGCTGGTGGTTTCATTCATGCTGGAAGAGTCAATGGAAGTTTAAACTTAGCGAGAGCTATTG GCGATATGGAATTCAAGCAGAATAAATTTTTGCCTGCTGAAAAACAAGTTGTTACTGCCAATCCCGACATAAATACT GTTGAGCTTTGCGGTGATGATGATTTTATCGTGCTCGCTTGTGATGGCATTTGGTAA